AGTTCTCTCTCGTGCCAACAAGAGAGGTAATTCTTGTCACTTAAAAGGGTAAATTTGGGCTCCTATTTTTTTTCAGGTTTTTATCCGAATTATTAAAAATGTTGCGATTCAATTAGGATTAGTTCCTTCTTAAATAGATGTTGGGAGGTCTAGACATGTTGGTGTCTTCCCAATTCCTTCCGAACGAACTTGGGCTTGGTATCTTGGCAATATTTTTGGAGTTGGCATAGACTTCTCTACTTGATTCGAATATTGGCAGACCTAATTAGAGTTTACCAAACCTGATTCGAGCCTGCCAAAGCTTATTAGGGTTTACCATAACTAATTATGGGCATGTTGGATTTGATTACGAGACTTGGGGCCTTCCGATTAGAACTGATCAATGCCGATGCAATTTATCAACTGCATTAAGAGCGAGCCGATTTTTGCACACTTATTTGTTGACATGACAATACTCATAAATTATGCAGTCTATCACCTTCATTAAGTGTTAAGGCTTGGAGATGTAGTAGTTGCATTATAATCTTTGATCTTCGACCAATGAAGAAGACATATTTCTTCTCTATCTTTCTTATCGATTTTGTACATTTCACTTTACTTTTGCATGTATTCCTCAATGGACCCATACATTGGGTGTTTATAATTGTTTAGATGAATAAGGCATTAGTTTTCATCACTTGCCCTATATTtggatgaagaaattgaaaattgtatAGAATTTTTAAATGACGAAATTTAGATCTCTAtcgttttaaaaattttggtaattaataatttcagtttttgaatttatacATGTCGAATTTTATAAATGACAAAAATTATTGTAAAAAACGAATTCCTGCTCAAttgaaattgtgaaatgaaGTCTCTTTTGGCggaaattaaatttggaaATCTTGATATctaattttcatgattttttctACGCATCATTTAATAATTTCCATACTTACATTGCCAAACAATGGAAAATCAATTTATCCTCTTTAATTTTCGACTTTTAGCTAAATCtcaaattattttcctttatcCAAATAGAGGGTTGAATTATTATATGGTGCTATTAAACAAATTCTAAAATGAACTAAATACACTCTACTactaaattatttattgaattactaatttatcataatataaaatgaccaaaaaatatatattgaaattgtaATGCTACCAAACGAAGATGCAAAATCaacatgtataaaaataaaataaaatctctgcGTTCTgcccaacaaaaattaaatggcaATTAACACTGGAATTAAGAAGAGCTTTTTCACCCAGAAAAATATTacattaataagaaaaaaaggataaaagGTAATATAAAGGGAAATCTTGAACCATTTAATATCATTCAGACTTCATCATTCATTCTCCATAGAGTAACAACAACATCTCAAATCATTTTGGGTTGAGGATTTTTTGATCTGTTAATAGAAGTGTAGGCAACCGAAGCACAGCTTCCTCTGTCTCAATCGGATCAGACCGCAGTATCTACCaaccacaaaagaaaaaattaaataaaaaagagtacaaatattaaaaatcaaacccaaaaaagaaaaaccttcCTGTCTGTATTGTAtggagagagacagagagagagagagagaactgacTGGGTCTTGAAGCACTGGTTTGGTGTCGTCTTTGGCTGGTACGAAAGGAGGCTTTGTGACCTTGGCAGCATTATTATTGTTGCTGGGTTTCATTGAGGAGATTTCAGAGTTCGAGTCGTTCATcgtctcctttttctttttctctctcgcTTTCGAATTTCACTTGTGCCTGGTAATGTGGTAAACTTCTTTGCGAAACTAATAGAGTAATACACGCAAGATGATTTTACCTCCTTCAAGGGTTCTGAATTAGAGAATTAAGAACTTAGGGTTGGCAGAGAGCAAGCCTTTATCGTTTCGGTCGTCTGTTCGAGCACCACAAAGGGCGACAATGAGTTTAAATGCTAGCGATTTGGAATAATAAGGTCACGGGTTCAAATTCTAGAATcagtgtagtgtgtgtgaatttagtatattatcgtcTCTGTAAGAAAGTtcctaaaaagaaaacttaagATGGCCTGCATATCAGCTCCTCCTCTTTTGTCAAATCCATGTGGTTCAGTGAAACCCGCTCGGCTCTCATGGGCTTCTTCTTTTCCCAAGCTTGGCATCTCCTTCAATTGCATCACAGCCCCTCCTAGTTCCCTTCACACGCACAACAAGGCATGTTTCCATTACTTCactttcactttcactttcTATTTCTTGTCTTATTTTAAGTTTACTTTTCTTGTTCTCTTGTTTAATCCTAATATTTATCATGAGAAAAATGTTGGGAATTGTTCCTAAACATTGATTTTCTGAAGTTGTGATTGCATGCATATGGACTGAATCATCTGTTGTAGGAAACCCAAATGACTGTTTTAAATGTGATGAGAAAGCCGTGGGTTTTTTAGTCACCTTAATTAACAGCGACTGACCCAATTCTATTTTgtgtataataaaaaaagatattttgctTGATTTCTTATAGAATGGTTATGTGCTGTGTAGAAGGATTATAATTTCGCGGATGCCCACTTCGATTTCAATTGATGTAGCTAAGGTGTTTGCTGAATTGACTAGGAGAATAAAAGGTGTGGGACTTAGCTATAAGTAGTGGTTTCTTTTATGGCTGTCATATTTTGAAGACTGGCTAGTATTCTAATTATCTGGTTATGTTTATGATGGTTATGAACCAATTTACTTCATAAAGTCCTAATTGTGCTGCGTAGCTAAAGGGAATTTGTTGGTTTTGGCACGTTTGAGCTTAATCTTTTTTCGTACAAGCGATTGGGGGAGGggggtttacacaaatattcattggttGCCTAGGGGTTTTGAACCTATGTCCACATGGGTGGAGGTGGAAGAGTTCAACCAACCGGGCTATACACGACTGGGATTGAGCTTAATCTTTTGGACAATGAGCTATGGTGGAATTCAACTATTTGGTTTTTGAATGCAAGAGGAACTGATTAATATGACATAATAATGTTGTGCTTAACAGTAGAAGCTTAGCTGCCCATTTGTGaaattaatgtttattttttggactGGAGAATCTAAGTTCTTTTAGGTTGATATCACTTTAATTACattaattatttcaattttttaagggTTCATTTAGAATTGACTTCAATGAGTTATGATTATTAATACCTTGCAAGACTTAATTGCctattttagggtttgttttTGTGCACCTCAAGATATAAAATTGCATGACTAAACTTTAGGACAGACTTAGCTTATACTtataaattgtccaatttttggtTCTAACCCCCCTTCACAAAGTAGAAAGTCTTTGTTTTCCCTGGTTACAACAAAGTAGAAGTCTTTAAATTGTATTATAGTTATTATGTCCTACATCAGGGCTAGTTTAGATTGCACGAGTCATGATTCTTCCTCAGTTAAACTTCCAACCAGTGAAATGGAGGAAATGGTTTCAAAGTGCTCGTGTTTGTTTCACAGGATTCCTTCATTCGAGCTGCATGGACCCGGAGATCTCGAGGTGAGGCTGCAAAAAGACCTAATAGGAAATCATGGTCGCAAAGGACAGATATGTACATGAGGCCATTTTTACTggatgttttcttttcaaaacgATTTATCCATGCCAAAGTGATGCACCGGGGTACCAGCAAAGTGATATCCGTGGCTAGCACAAATTCCAAGGATTTGAGGTATTCGTTGACGTCACTTGTCGACAACGATGCGTGTCGAGTGATAGGAAACCTGATCGCAGAGAGGTGCAAGGATGCTGATGTTTTTGCAATGTCTTTTGAGCCCAAAAAGAATGAGAGGATTGAGGGTAGGCTTGGAATTGTACTTGATACCATTAAGGAGAACGGAATCATGTTTGTTTAGAACATGTGAGAATCAGTTTTAGTTCATTTTTGTGGTAAAGTTAACATGTAAATCAGTTTAAGTGTTACTTTAAAAACCATTAACTTtaatctactttttttttctctttaacgATATAAGGAATTAAAATGTGAACTTTACCCAAAACCAATCATTTCCTTGATTATCAACCCATACCCAAGGAACACAGAAAATTACAAGTACAATGCATCTTTGCAACAATCACTCTCAATGAAATTCCCTCTCTTTTAATTGCTGTCTTTCATCAAATTTTCTAATTCGAGCGCTTTATCCCACAAGAAGCAAAAGAGGGTAAAGGATGCATAGCTACTTATAACACTTGAAACAGAAGATTATTGCCATAATTATTACTATAAATCTTAAAATTAGAACACAATCACCAATATAAGACTAGAGGCATGCACCTCACGTGTCTAGAATACATTCTATAATATGTAAGCACCAAGAATAAAACcctcaaaagaaaacaatatatGCAGCCAACAATTGCATCACCTGAAAGAAAGACACCATAGAAAGATAAAAACATGTCAACATTTGCATAGGTTAAATAGTGAGAGTGCCTGTGTGCATGCATGTGGAGGTGTGTGTGATGGTGCAGGCTACTCGAATTAAACACAGCCATTTGAATGTCAGCGGCATGTTTTTGCTCAGGCATCTCAGTTTGCCAAGCAGTTGATTGTGaacaaagtttttttgttaggCCAAAGATTACAAACAAAACTTGAGCGTCTACTTTTAATCTCAATGAAGATTGTCAACCCTAAAAGTGACCCGAATAGTTCCGATTCCTGGTCCTAAATGGAAAACCCACCATCATCAACATCATTGCTACCTTTATTCCAGTCATGTGGGGTCACATGAGAACATCTTccattctttttctatttctataTCTAATTTTGAGATTCCTGGTCCTAAATGTAACATGTAAAAAGAGAATGTGTGCTTATGTGCAAATTGAAGGTTTTGCACAGAATTAAAACCAGGTGATATCACCCCATGTAAACTGTTATTTTTGTGGTTCAAAATGAAGGTTTTACCTCAATAGACATAAGATCTGAAATCTTGGACACACTTGCAGCAATTAATCAGCCTGCAAACCGAAAAAGTTAACATCAATGACAGGGAAAATGGGCACTTCGTCAACTGCATGATAGATTCCACAggcaaacaaaattatttagggaaaaaaatgatgaaaaacTAGCATATCTAGATTCTCTTCTTGGTGCAATTCAGGTTAACGTCCATGACAAGGGAAAATGTACAGATGAGCAACTGCATGCTAAGATTCCACaggaaagaaaattacaaaaagagaCTAGCATATCTTGAATTTCCCTTCTTGGTACAGTTCAAGTTATTTTTACAGGCAGTTCATAGTTTTTTACCCAACCCATCactttcaaattcaaacccaTATCAAAACATGTCAAACAAATTTCCGCCCTTGATCTGAAGTGTGAGAATCTCTCAGTTCCTTTTTTTACCCCTCCTGTTTGGTTTTAGCTAGCCAGTTGCCCTCAAATATTTCTGGTCAATTGTTTTAAATCCCAACCTAACTACAGGCATGTGCACACATATGCTGTTCCTACTATGTTCTAAGTTGCGTTGTTTCAGGCTATGCTTCTGACTGTAGCTACATTCTGATGATTTCTTGCCTTACATGATCAATTTGGTTTGCCATAATTGTGCTTACAATTGGTGATAACTGATAAGGAAACATATGTCAACATTAAACTACATCATACTTAGGTCATTTGTAATTCTAAAAAGTTCCTTCACTTTCATAAAACGTTAAACTCAAATGTCCCCTTTTGTTATCTAATGAAGTTGGTTTCCCAATATAGGCTGCCAATAAAGCTTACTATCTGAAGCATTTAGTTCACCAATTATATTTACAAAACCACACTAGGAAGACAATACACTCCCATTGAACAGCATCTACAAATTCCCTTATCATATCTTAAACCATTACATCCAGAACAAGATTAAGCATTTCATCAAAGCATGGCAATGGCCCATTACCTTCTCATTTTTTGGGGCAAAAATAGCTTTTACTGACTCATAAACTTCTTCAACGGGCCTTCCAGCATCAATCTGAGGGTGAAAACAACAGTGATCTCAACAAACATGCAAGAACATATGGTTAACACGAATTATTATAACTAAATATACAATGTAGTGACATAAAAGCCAGGAAAAGTAAAACAAATCGAAAATTACCTTCCGAACTTTCCCCTTGGAGTTATAGTACTCTATCACAGGGAGACTAGACTCTAGGAAAACCTTAAATCGCTTCCTTATTGTTTCTATGTTATCATCCTCTCTTCCCTTCATTGcccccaacaaaaaaaattcagaaaatcaacataattattttgaaaaccaaaaatagaaaatatcatCATACTAAGACAGTATACAAAATCCTTTACAAGGAGAACTCATAGTTTTCCAACCTGGTTCCTACCCAAGAGGCGCCTCTCCATCTCCTCTTCAGAACAGTCAAAAAACAGGACAAATGAAGGCTCGATTTTAGTCTGCAGAACCATTAACAGAGTTTGGCATTGGCTTCAACAAGTAAATCaatcattttgaaaaaatattcaattacCAAAAGCTACAGTTAAAATCATGAGGAAAACGTATGCAAAGGGCTTACCACATCCTCAAATGCGGCACGATTTTCTTCATTACGAGGAAACCCATCAATCAAAAATTTGTCATTACCACCTTCCAGCATTGCTCGCTGAAGAAGTTTAATTGTTACTTCGGAAGGAACAATCTTTCCTTCTTTAATCATATTTGAAATCATGGTCCTGTCAGTGTTGTTACACGAAGAGATGTAAACAATTTCATGGGAATACAAAGTCCAGCCTAAGTTTGCAATCATTTCTCAACTTAAAGGCATAAAATAAGACACTTTTGTGCAAAAACTTTTTCTAGTGTTTGGCTTAATTGGAAAAGACTAATTACAATCCAAGTATGCTCATTCTTAATCAAATGGTGATACAAGGACCAGTGTACACAACAAAGGCAACCATCCTCAACCTTATTAACCTT
Above is a window of Prunus persica cultivar Lovell chromosome G2, Prunus_persica_NCBIv2, whole genome shotgun sequence DNA encoding:
- the LOC18786097 gene encoding uncharacterized protein LOC18786097, producing the protein MACISAPPLLSNPCGSVKPARLSWASSFPKLGISFNCITAPPSSLHTHNKDSFIRAAWTRRSRGEAAKRPNRKSWSQRTDMYMRPFLLDVFFSKRFIHAKVMHRGTSKVISVASTNSKDLRYSLTSLVDNDACRVIGNLIAERCKDADVFAMSFEPKKNERIEGRLGIVLDTIKENGIMFV
- the LOC18787398 gene encoding UMP-CMP kinase 3 isoform X2, encoding MGTVVDAAAKKEANGSLADLNPTVVFVLGGPGSGKGTQCANIVQHFGYTHLSAGDLLRAEIKSGSENGTMISNMIKEGKIVPSEVTIKLLQRAMLEGGNDKFLIDGFPRNEENRAAFEDVTKIEPSFVLFFDCSEEEMERRLLGRNQGREDDNIETIRKRFKVFLESSLPVIEYYNSKGKVRKIDAGRPVEEVYESVKAIFAPKNEKAD
- the LOC18787398 gene encoding UMP-CMP kinase 3 isoform X1, giving the protein MGTVVDAAAKKEANGSLADLNPTVVFVLGGPGSGKGTQCANIVQHFGYTHLSAGDLLRAEIKSGSENGTMISNMIKEGKIVPSEVTIKLLQRAMLEGGNDKFLIDGFPRNEENRAAFEDVTKIEPSFVLFFDCSEEEMERRLLGRNQGREDDNIETIRKRFKVFLESSLPVIEYYNSKGKVRKIDAGRPVEEVYESVKAIFAPKNEKVMGHCHALMKCLILFWM